One segment of Castanea sativa cultivar Marrone di Chiusa Pesio chromosome 3, ASM4071231v1 DNA contains the following:
- the LOC142627497 gene encoding uncharacterized protein LOC142627497, with amino-acid sequence MYLAIIVLYFYFSNSCNLVHYGHAIESPQYTVVHSESDFEVRLYKESSWMSALVLGTTSFDFEESTKYGFHRLYEYIHGGNLNSSHITMTAPVLTSINSSSSSGSDYFVRLYIPAKYGGNPPQPNPELNVQLIKWKSHCIAVRKFTGFANDDDNNKEIEALVNSLNKNKTGKAAILEDKSYYSVAQYNASYHLSGRLNEVWINVSGFTAEGCPHYQGNY; translated from the exons atgtatCTCGCAATAATAGTACTCTACTTTTACTTCAGCAATAGTTGTAACCTCGTACACTATGGCCACGCAATCGAATCACCACAGTACACAGTGGTGCACTCAGAATCAGATTTCGAGGTAAGACTATACAAGGAATCCTCGTGGATGTCTGCTCTTGTCCTAGGGACAACCTCCTTCGACTTCGAGGAGTCCACCAAATATGGTTTTCACAG GTTGTATGAATACATTCATGGTGGAAACCTAAACTCTTCTCACATTACGATGACTGCTCCTGTCTTGACAAGCATTAACTCATCATCATCTAGCGGGTCTGACTATTTTGTAAGGTTATATATCCCAGCAAAATATGGTGGAAACCCTCCACAGCCCAATCCTGAACTGAATGTGCAGCTTATCAAGTGGAAAAGTCATTGCATAGCAGTAAGAAAGTTTACTGGATTTGCTAACGATGATGACAATAATAAGGAAATTGAAGCTCTTGTAAACAGCCTAAATAAGAACAAGACTGGGAAGGCAGCAATATTGGAAGATAAAAGTTACTACTCCGTTGCCCAATACAATGCTTCATATCACCTTTCTGGACGCTTAAATGAAGTGTGGATCAATGTGTCCGGTTTTACAGCAGAGGGATGTCCACACTATCAAGGGAACTATTGA